Genomic window (Arthrobacter sp. StoSoilA2):
GGATCCGCTGCGAACAAGCCGCTGGTCGTTCGCCTCGATGGCAACAACGTCGAGGAAGGCCGCCGCATCCTGACCGAGGCCAACCACCCGCTGGTTACCCTGGCCGCCACCATGGACGAGGGCGCCGACAAGGCCGCCGAGCTCGCCAACGCAGCTAAGTAAAGGGACGCGACAATGTCTATCTACCTCAACAAAGACTCCAAGGTCATCGTTCAGGGCATCACCGGCGGCGAAGGCACCAAGCACACCGCACTGATGCTCAAGGCCGGCACCAACATTGTTGGTGGCGTCAACGCCCGCAAGGCCGGCAGCACGGTCCTGCACGGCGAAAAGGAAATCACCGTCTTTGGCACCGTCAAGGAAGCCATCGCTGAAACCGGCGCAGATGTCTCCATCGTCTTCGTTCCGCCGGCATTCACCAAGGACGCCGTGGTTGAAGCCATCGAAGCCGGCATCGGCCTCGTTGTAGTCATCACTGAAGGCGTTCCGGTTCAGGACTCCGCCGAATTCTGGGCACTCGCCCAGTCCAAGGTTGACGCCGACGGCAACCAGATCACCCGCATCATCGGGCCGAACTGCCCCGGCATCATCACCCCGGGCGAAGCCCTGGTCGGCATCACCCCGGCAAACATCACGGGCAAGGGCCCCATCGGCCTCGTGTCCAAGTCCGGTACCTTGACCTACCAGATGATGTACGAGCTCCGCGACCTCGGGTTCTCCACCGCCATCGGCATTGGTGGCGACCCCATCATCGGCACCACGCACATCGACGCCCTGGCTGCGTTCGAAGCCGACCCGGAGACCAAGGCAATCGTCATGATCGGCGAAATCGGTGGTGACGCTGAAGAGCGCGCTGCTGACTTCATCAAGGCCAACGTCACCAAGCCGGTTGTTGGCTACGTTGCAGGCTTCACCGCTCCTGAGGGCAAGACCATGGGCCACGCAGGCGCCATCGTCTCCGGCTCCGCAGGAACCGCACAGGCCAAGAAGGAAGCCCTCGAAGCTGCAGGCGTGAAGGTCGGCAAGACGCCGTCCGAAACTGCCAAGCTGCTGCGCGAGGTTTACGCAACCCTCTAGTACCCAAAGCAACGCGGGGTCACTTACGGCCCATTCCTGACTGTGGAATGGGCTCAAAGTGACCCCGCGTTGCTCTTTAAAGCACGACGGCGGCTCCGCACCTTTCCCACGGAAGGTGGCGGGGCCGCCGTCGTGCTTTAACGCGCGTTGTGGGCCTATACCTTCCCGCCTGAATCTTTGTTAGTATGTCAGGACAAACTACTTCCAAGGAGCGCGCAAACATGCCATTGGTAAGAATCGACGTCAATCAGGGCAGGTCGGCGGACGAATTGGTCGCCATCAGCCGGGCCATCCACGATGCAATCGTCTCTGAGTATGAGATCCCTGAGCGTGACTACTTCCACATCCTCACTGAACATCCGGAGGGGCAAATCGTGGCCCAGGATGCCGGGTTGGGTTTTGGGCGGAGCCTTGGCGTGATCATGATCCAGATCTTCACCCAGGGCGGCCGCAGCCAGACGGCGAAGAGCTCGCTCTTCGAGGCCATCACCGAAGGGCTTGGTGGGCTTGGTGTCAAGGGTGAGGATGTCTTCATCGGCTACATGGAGAACTCTCCTGGCGACTGGTCTTTCGGCTTCGGGCGCAGCCAATATGTCTCCGGAGAATTGGCCATCCCACGCAAGTAGATACAGTCCGTGTCATGTTGTAAATATGTCAGTACAAACCTTTGACAGGACATGAAATCTGGGGCAAAGTAGTCATGTGGCCCCGCTCACTGAGGGGTGGCAAGGCATTGGGGCCCAGCGCTCAAAGGTTCAGAGTTCACAAGAGAAAGGTCAACGATCATCGTGACCCACGAACTGCTTACGATCGGGCGCATCAGCGTTGATATCTACCCGAACGATATTGGGGTGGACCTGGAGGATGTGACGTCCTTCGGCAAGTATTTGGGAGGTTCGCCCTCCAATGTGGCCGTCGCTGCTGCGCGCCACGGCCGCCGCGCCGGTGTCATCACCCGCACGGGCGACGACGCGTTCGGAAGCTACCTGCACCGGGAACTGCGCAAGTTCAATGTTGACGATTCGTTCGTCTCCCCGGTCAAGGAGTACCCCACAGCGGTGACTTTCTGCGCGATCAAGCCGCCGGAAGATTTCCCTCTCTACTTCTACGGACGCTTCCCCACGGCACCGGACTTGCAGATCAAAACCGAAGAGTTGGATCTGGATGCCATTAGGGACGCGGGCATTTTCTGGTCCACGGTGACAGGCCTCTGCCAGGAACCCAGCCGCAGCGCGCACATCGCCGCCCACGAGGCCCGGCCCCGGACTGCTTTGAAGGAAGGCCAGTTCACCATCCTGGACCTGGATTACCGGCCGATGTTCTGGGATTCGGAAGAGGAAGCCCGCGCAGAAGTTGCCAGGATCCTCCCGCACGTCACAGTCGCGATCGGCAACGACAAAGAGTGCGCCGTAGCCGTAGGTGAGGGGACGCCGGATGAGCAGGCAGACCGCCTGCTGGCAGCCGGCGTCGAGATCGCGGTGGTGAAGCTCGGCCCGGAAGGCGTCATGGCCAAGACCCGCACCGAGCGTGTTGTCTCGGCCCCTGTGCCGGTGGAAACCGTCAACGGCCTGGGTGCCGGTGATTCCTTCGGCGGCGCTTTCTGCCATGGCCTGCTGTCCGGCTGGCCGTTGTCCGAGGTGCTGGATTACGCAAATGCCGCGGGTGCGATCGTTGCCTCCCGCGTATCCTGCGCGGATGCGATGCCGACGCCGGATGAGGTCACCTCGCTGCTCGCGGAACGCGGCCGGCGGATCCCGGGAGCTTCCACGCCGGCAGCACCCACGTTCGCAGAAGGAGCAGTCCGTTGAGCCTGAACGATGACCCCCGCCGGTACGAGCACTTGAGCCGTATCCGGCTCGAGGATCCGGAAGCCGTCGCACGCGCGGCTGCCACCCGGCGTCGCCACCCTGGGTTGAAGCACGGGGTCCAGAACTTCATTGTTGCTGCCGACCACCCGGCCCGTGGCGCACTGTCGGTGGGGCCGGAGCCGATGGCAATGGCCGATCGCCGGGACCTCCTGGACCGGCTGCAGATCGCCCTCGCCAATCCGGCCGTGGATGGAATCCTTGCCTCACCGGACATCATGGATGACCTGCTGCTGCTGGGTGCTTTGGATGGCAAACTGATCTTCGGTTCGATGAACCGTGGTGGCCTGGCTGGCCTGGTCAACGAGTTCGATGACCGGTTCACCGGCCACACAGCTGCCGCCTTGCAGGCACTCGGTGCCGACGGCGGCAAGATGCTCACGCGTATCTGCCTGGGAGACCCGGACACGGTGGCCACGCTTGAAGCGACCGCAAAGGCCATCGATTCGTTGGCCGAACGTAAGCTCATCGCCATGGTGGAGCCGTTCCTGTCGGTGCGTGACGCCCATGGCAAGGTCCGCAACGACCTCCGCGCGGACGCCGTGATCAAGTCCGTTGGTATCGCCGAGGGCCTGGGTTCCACGAGTGCCTATACGTGGATGAAACTGCCCGTGGTGGCCGACATGGAGCGCGTCATGGCCTCCACGACCCTTCCCACTGTGCTCTTGGGTGGTGACCCCGACGGCTCCCAGGACGAAGTCTTCGCCAGTTGGCAGGCCGCCCTCGCGCTCCCGGGCGTCCGCGGCCTCACGGTGGGCCGGACGCTGCTCTACCCGCACGACGGCGATGTGGCAGGTGCGGTGGCGACAGCCGCCTCGCTGTTGCACAGCACTGCACCTTCGACCGGGCCCGCACCAGTTGCGGGGGAGCACACCTCGTCAGACCGTATTCCAGTGAAAGTATCGGAGTAGCCCCGCCATGCGGACCTCAACAGGAACAGCAACCCGTCGGATGACCGTGGCCCAGGCCGTGGTCGAGTTCCTTTCCAAGCAGTACACCGTGGATTCCATCGGTGGCCAGGAATACCGTGAGCGCCTCATCCCGGGCATGTTCGGTATCTTCGGGCACGGCAACGTTGCCGGCGTTGGCCAAGCGTTGAAGCAGTACCAGGCCACGGACCCGTCCATCATGCCGTACTACCAGGGCCGCAACGAACAAGCCCAGGCACACCAGGCAGTTGGCTACGCACGGCACACGCGTCGTCGCCAGACCTTCGCGATCAGCACGTCCATCGGGCCGGGTTCATCGAACCTGCTGACGGGTGCGGCGTTGGCCACCACCAACCGCCTGCCGGTGCTGCTGCTGCCGAGCGACACGTTCGCCACCCGTGCCGCGGATCCCGTGCTGCAGCAGTTGGAGCTGCCGTACGCATACGACATCACAGTCAATGATGCCTTCCGCCCGCTGTCCAAGTTCTTTGACCGTGTGTCCCGGCCGGAGCAGTTGTTCTCGGCCTTTCACCACGGCCTGCGTGTCCTGACTGACCCGGCCGAAACCGGTGCAGTCACGATCTCCCTGCCGCAGGACGTCCAGGCCGAAGCCCTCGACGTTCCGGAAGAGTTCCTGGCCGAGCGTGAGTGGCGGATCCGCCGTCCCGAGGCCGAGGACGATGACATCCGACGCGCTGTTGAGGCCATCCGTGCAGCCAAGCGCCCGTTGATCATCGCCGGCGGCGGCGTGCTCTACGCCTACGCCAACGAGGAACTCGCAGCCTTTGCCGAACTCACCGGCATTCCGGTGGGGAACACGCAGGCGGGCGTCGGCGTCCTGCCATGGGACCACAAGTTCTCCCTTGGCGCCATTGGTTCAACGGGCACGACGGCGGCCAACGCCATCGCTGCCGAAGCGGACCTCATCATCGGCATCGGCACGCGCTACGAAGACTTCACTACGGCGTCCCGGACGGCGTTCCAGAACCCGGACGTGAAGTTCGTGAACATCAACGTCGCCCCGATCGATGCGTACAAGCACGGCACCACCATCCCGATAGTCGCTGACGCCCGCAAGGCCCTCGTGAAGCTGAACCAGGCGCTGGGCGGCTACCGCGTGGGTGCTGATCTGGAAGAGAAGGTCGCAGCCGAGAAGAAGCGCTGGAACGCGATCGTGGACGAGGCCTTCGACACCCGGTACACGCCGTTGCCGGCCCAGAACGAGATCATCGGCGCCACTAACAAGGCCATGGATGACCAGGACGTCGTTATTTGCGCTGCGGGCTCGCTGCCTGGTGACCTGCACAAGATGTGGCGCGTCCGCGACCCGTTCGGCTACCACGTGGAATACGCCTACTCCTGCATGGGCTACGAAATCCCGGGCGGGCTGGGCGTAAAGCGCGCCGCTCTGGCCGAAGCCGCTGCCGGCGGTCCCAACAGGGACGTCGTCGTGATGGTGGGGGACGGTTCGTACCTGATGATGCACACCGAACTGGTCACCGCCGTCGCCGAACGCATCAAACTGATCGTGGTCCTGATCCAGAACCACGGCTACGCCTCCATCGGTTCACTGTCCGAGTCGCTCGGTTCCCAGCGATTCGGGACGCAGTACCGGGTCCTTGACAAGGAACAGCACAGTTTCGACGCCGGTGAGCACCTGCCGATCGACCTGGCCACCAACGCCGAGTCCCTGGGCGCGAAAGTCATCCGGATCGAACCGGGCGAGAACGTCATCGAATCCCTCGGCGCTGCCATCAAGGAAGCCAAAGCAGCTCCCGAAACCGGCCCGATCGTCATTCATATCGAGTCCGATCCTCTGCTGGACGCCCCCGGCTCGGAGTCCTGGTGGGACGTTCCCGTCTCCCAGGTCTCGGACCTCGAATCCACCCAGCAGGCCTACAAGACCTACACGCAGCACAAGAACCGCCAGCGCAAGCTGCTCGGCTAACCTCCCCCAAGCTAACGTCCCACAGACCAAAGGAAGTCCGCATGTCGACGACGACCACACTGACCACCATTAACCATTTCATCAACGGCGCCGAGTCCACGGGCGAGGGCGACCGCACCCAGCCGGTGTACAATCCGGCCACCGGGCAGGTCAGGGCGGAGTTGCGCCTGGCGAACGAGGCTGACCTGAACTCTGCGGTGGCTGCTGCGAAGAAAGCTGCGGAGTCTTGGGGTGATATTTCCCTGGCGAAGCGCACGGCGGTGTTGTTCAAGTTCCGTGAGCTGGTCGCCGCGCACGTGGATGAACTTGCTGAGTTGATCACGGCCGAGCACGGGAAGGTGATCTCCGACGCGAAGGGTGAGATCGGCCGTGGCCTGGAAGTGATCGAGTTCGCCTGTGGGATCCCGCAGCTGCTCAAGGGTGACTACTCGGACCAGGTCTCCACCGGAATCGACGTGTTTTCCTTCCGCGAACCCCTGGGCGTGGTTGCGGGTATTACGCCGTTCAACTTCCCGGTGATGGTGCCGTTGTGGATGGCGCCGATGGCCATCGCCACGGGTAACGCGTTCATCCTCAAACCCTCCGAGCGGGACCCGTCCGCGCCGATGCTGCTGGCCAGGCTGTGGAAGCAGGCCGGGTTGCCGGATGGGGTGTTCCAGGTCCTGCACGGCGGGAAGGAAACCGTTGACGGGCTGCTGACCCACCCGGACGTGGACGGGATCTCTTTTGTTGGTTCCACCCCGATCGCCCAGTACGTCCATGAGACCGCCACCAAGCACGGCAAAAGGGTTCAGGCCCTGGGCGGGGCGAAGAACCACGCGATTGTGATGCCCGACGCGGACCTGGACAACGCAGCGGACCACCTCGCGGCTGCTGCGTTTGGTTCCGCGGGGGAGCGGTGCATGGCGATCTCTGTCGCCGTCGCTGTGGGGGATGCTGCGGAGTTGCTGGTGAAGAAGGTTCAGGAACGTGCCCTTGCCGTCAAGGTCGGCAACGGTACCGAACCCGGCGCCGAAATGGGCCCGGTCATCACCCCCGCTTCCAAGGAACGCATCCTCAGGATCGTCACCGAAGCCGAAACCGCCGGTGCGGCCATGGTGGTGGACGGCCGTGACCTCGTAGTCCCCGGCCACGAAGACGGGTTCTGGGTCGGCCCCACCGTGATCGACCACGTGGGCACTGAAATGACCGCCTACACCGAGGAAATCTTCGGACCCGTGCTCGTGGTGGTCCGCGTCGCCGACCTCGAGGAAGGCATCGCGCTGATCAACGCCAACCCGTACGGCAACGGCACCGCGATCTTCACCTCCTCCGGTGCGAACGCCCGCAAGTTCCAGCGCTCGGTCACGGTGGGCATGGTGGGCATCAACGTGCCCCTGCCCGTCCCGGTGGCCTACCACTCCTTCGGCGGCTGGAAGAACTCCCTCTTCGGCGACAAACACATCTACGGCCCCGAAGGCGTCTCCTTCTACACCCGCGGCAAAGTCATCACCTCCCGCTGGCCAGAACCCACCCACGCCTCCGGCGCCTCCTACAACTTCCCCTCCAACTAACCCATCCCCACCGCCACCCTCGCCTCGCAAGCTCGGCCAGGGAACCCTGGCGGCGTGGGCCCTGATAGAGAAAGACACCGCTGTCATGACTGACGTCGAGAACAAGCTCATCATCGGCACCGCTCCCGATTCCTGGGGTGTGTGGTTTGCCGATGACCCCCAGCAGACTCCGTGGGAACGGTTCCTGGACGAGGTTGCTGAATCCGGATACAAATGGATCGAACTGGGTCCGTACGGCTACCTGCCGAACGACCCCACCCGCTTGGCAGAAGAGCTCAAGCAGCGCGACCTCCAGGTCACTGCAGGAACGGTGTTCACTGCCTTCCACCGTGGTGCCAGGCAGTACGACGAAGCCTGGGAGCCGGCACGCAAGGTGGCCGAACTGACTGCGGCAATGGGTGGCGAGCACATTGTGGTTATCCCGGCTATGTGGCGCGACGACGTCACGGGTGAGGCCGTAGAGAATGGCGAACTGACCGACGAGCAATGGGCTGATCTCTTCGCAGGCCACAACCGGATGGGCAAGGTCCTGTTGGAGGACTTTGGCCTGCACCAGCAGTTCCACTCCCACGCTGACTCGCACGTTGGCGCGCAACAGGACATCGAAACCCTGTTGGCAGCAACAGATCCGCAGTACCTGAACCTTTGCCTGGACACGGGCCACGCGGAATACTGTGGCGCTTCCAGCCTTGAGCTCATCAAGAATTACCCGGACAGGATCGGCTACCTGCACCTCAAGCAGATCAACCCGGAGATCCTGGCAGAGGTCAACGAGAAGAACATGACCTGGGCTGCTGCCAACCTGGCCGGCGTCATGACCGAGCCGCCCAACGGGCTTCCGGACTTGCGCGCCGTTATTGAAGCTGTGGAAGGCCTCAACCGGCCGATCTTCGGCATCGTGGAGCAGGACATGTACCCGGTAGCGTTCGATGTACCGATGCCCATCGCCAAGCGAACACGCAACTACCTGCTTTCCTGCGGCTCGCGCACGCGGGTCCAGTAGCTCCCGCACGCGGGCCCTGTAACAAGAACGAACCTCACGAAGGATAGAAAAGTGACAAAGATTCTCCGCGTTGCCGTCATCGGCGCAGGCCGTATGGGTGCCGACCACATCAAGCGCCTGAACACCCGCATCCACGGCGCTGAAGTAGCCGCCGTCGTCGATGTTGACCTTGCCCGCGCGCAGGCTGCCGTTGAAGGAATCGACGGCGCCGTGGCACTGTCCAGTGCCGATGAGGCGCTGAACAATGGTGACGTCAACGCCGTCCTGATCGCCACGCCGGGCTTCCTGCATGAGGAAATCCTGTACAAGGCCTTGGAGAAGGACTTCCCAATTCTCTGCGAGAAGCCGCTGACACCGGATGCAGAAAGCGCGTGGAAGGTTGTCCAGGCTGAACTGGCGTTGGGCCACAAGCGCATCCAGGTGGGTTTCATGCGCCGCTTTGATGCCGAGTATTCGGCGCTGGGTTCGATCATCCGCAACAGCGAATTGGGGGAGCTGTTGATGTTGCACCACCAGCACCGCAACCCCACCACGCCGGAGGGCTTCACCAATGAGATGCTGATCAACGACTCCGTGGTCCATGAGTTCGATGCCATCCGCTACTTCACCGGCGAGGAAATCACGTCGGTGCAGGTCCGTCTGGGCAAGCCGACGCGCAACGCCCCGAATGGCCAGCACGACCCCCAGCATGTGTTGCTTGAAACTGAATCGGGAGTGTTGGCCGACGTCGAGATCTACGTCAACGCAAAGTTCGGCTACCAGGTTGCCACTCAGGCGTCCTTCGAGGACGGCATCGTGAGCATCGGCGGGGACAGCGGCCCATACATCCAGACCTCTGGCAAGTGGGGCGGCAGCGTCACCCCGGGCTTCGAGGAGCGTTTTGGAGCAGCGTACGACGTCGAGGTGCAGGCTTGGGTGGACGCCGCCCTCCGCGGCGAAATCGGCGGCCCCACCGCTTGGGACGGCTACGCCACGGCCGCTTGCTGCGAGGCCGGCGTCGAAGCGCAGAAGTCGGGCGAAAAGGTCAAGGTCCAGTTGAACACCAAGCCGGATCTCTACAAGTAGGGACACGGACATGAAGATTGCCCTTGATCCCACACCGTTCCATCACACGCACAGCCTTCTGGAGTTCCCGCGCGTCGCCGCGGATCTCGGCTACAAGTACCTGCAGATGACGCCGCATGCGGACCTCATCCCGTTCTTCAACCACCCGAAGGCTGATGACGAGCTCGTGGGCAAGTTGAAGGCAGCGTGCAAGGACACTGGCGTCGAAATCGCCTCCGTCCTGCCCGTCCTGCGGTGGTCCGGACCCGATGAGGACGCCCGGGAAGCTGCGGTCCGGTACTGGAAGCGGGCCATCCAGATCGCCGTGGACCTCGGCGTCCAGACCATGAACACGGAGTTCAGCGGCCGTCCGGAGAAGGCCGAGGAGTCTGAACGCGCCTTCTACCGCTCCATGGAGGAACTCCTGCCGATCATCGAGCGCGAAGACATGGACGTGCTCATTGATCCCCATCCGGATGACTTCGTGGAAGACGGACTGGCCGCGCTGCGCGTGATCCGGGGCGTGAACTCCCCGAACATTGGCATGGTCTACGTTGCCTCCCACACGTTCCACATGGGCAACAAGCCGTTGGAGATCATGCGGGCGGCGGGCGACAAACTCCGCTTGGTGCATGTATCCGACACGATGAACCACCACGCCTCCCACGGCCTCAGGTACATCACCAACCCGCCGGGCAACGCTGTCCGCGTCCACCAACACCTCAAGATCGGTGACGGGGACGTGAACTGGGACGAGTTCTTCGGTGGCTTGAAGGAGATCGGATTCCTGGACAAGGAGAACACCGTGATGGTCTCCAGCGTCTTCGCGGAAGACGAGAACGCCGAGGACGTTTCCAGGTACCAGCTCAAGACGATGAACGACTACATCGCCCAAGCCAAATAGTGCTCAACACCAAGAATGCCCCTGTGACCAAGAGTCACAGGGGCATTCTGTTATCCATGCGTCAGGCCGTAAAAGGGAGCCTGGCGTCCACGTCCTGGCCTTCCCAGGTCTTGCGGATCCAGCCGTGGTGCGGGTCGTCGCTGATGAGCCAGTCACGGACCCGTCCGGGGCCGGCCATGACGTTGAGGTAGTAGAGGTCGTAGCCCGGAGCTGCCATCGCCGGCCCATGCCAGCCGTAGGGAACCAGGACAACATCACCGGTCCGGACTTCCGCGGAGACGTCGATGGGCCGGTCGTCAGAGGCGTAGACCCGGGCGTAGCCGATTGCGTCTGAATCCGCGGGGGCTGGGGAGTCCGGGGCCACCCGCGTTTCGAAGTAGTAGATTTCCTCCAGGCTGGTCTCGCCTTCCTTCTCCTCATCGTGCTTATGCGGAGGGTAGGAGGACCAATTGCCGGCAGGTGTGATGACCTCGCAAACAATAAAGCGATCAGCTTCCAGCGCTGCCG
Coding sequences:
- the sucD gene encoding succinate--CoA ligase subunit alpha; amino-acid sequence: MSIYLNKDSKVIVQGITGGEGTKHTALMLKAGTNIVGGVNARKAGSTVLHGEKEITVFGTVKEAIAETGADVSIVFVPPAFTKDAVVEAIEAGIGLVVVITEGVPVQDSAEFWALAQSKVDADGNQITRIIGPNCPGIITPGEALVGITPANITGKGPIGLVSKSGTLTYQMMYELRDLGFSTAIGIGGDPIIGTTHIDALAAFEADPETKAIVMIGEIGGDAEERAADFIKANVTKPVVGYVAGFTAPEGKTMGHAGAIVSGSAGTAQAKKEALEAAGVKVGKTPSETAKLLREVYATL
- a CDS encoding tautomerase family protein — translated: MPLVRIDVNQGRSADELVAISRAIHDAIVSEYEIPERDYFHILTEHPEGQIVAQDAGLGFGRSLGVIMIQIFTQGGRSQTAKSSLFEAITEGLGGLGVKGEDVFIGYMENSPGDWSFGFGRSQYVSGELAIPRK
- the iolC gene encoding 5-dehydro-2-deoxygluconokinase, with the translated sequence MTHELLTIGRISVDIYPNDIGVDLEDVTSFGKYLGGSPSNVAVAAARHGRRAGVITRTGDDAFGSYLHRELRKFNVDDSFVSPVKEYPTAVTFCAIKPPEDFPLYFYGRFPTAPDLQIKTEELDLDAIRDAGIFWSTVTGLCQEPSRSAHIAAHEARPRTALKEGQFTILDLDYRPMFWDSEEEARAEVARILPHVTVAIGNDKECAVAVGEGTPDEQADRLLAAGVEIAVVKLGPEGVMAKTRTERVVSAPVPVETVNGLGAGDSFGGAFCHGLLSGWPLSEVLDYANAAGAIVASRVSCADAMPTPDEVTSLLAERGRRIPGASTPAAPTFAEGAVR
- a CDS encoding deoxyribose-phosphate aldolase, with the protein product MSLNDDPRRYEHLSRIRLEDPEAVARAAATRRRHPGLKHGVQNFIVAADHPARGALSVGPEPMAMADRRDLLDRLQIALANPAVDGILASPDIMDDLLLLGALDGKLIFGSMNRGGLAGLVNEFDDRFTGHTAAALQALGADGGKMLTRICLGDPDTVATLEATAKAIDSLAERKLIAMVEPFLSVRDAHGKVRNDLRADAVIKSVGIAEGLGSTSAYTWMKLPVVADMERVMASTTLPTVLLGGDPDGSQDEVFASWQAALALPGVRGLTVGRTLLYPHDGDVAGAVATAASLLHSTAPSTGPAPVAGEHTSSDRIPVKVSE
- the iolD gene encoding 3D-(3,5/4)-trihydroxycyclohexane-1,2-dione acylhydrolase (decyclizing): MTVAQAVVEFLSKQYTVDSIGGQEYRERLIPGMFGIFGHGNVAGVGQALKQYQATDPSIMPYYQGRNEQAQAHQAVGYARHTRRRQTFAISTSIGPGSSNLLTGAALATTNRLPVLLLPSDTFATRAADPVLQQLELPYAYDITVNDAFRPLSKFFDRVSRPEQLFSAFHHGLRVLTDPAETGAVTISLPQDVQAEALDVPEEFLAEREWRIRRPEAEDDDIRRAVEAIRAAKRPLIIAGGGVLYAYANEELAAFAELTGIPVGNTQAGVGVLPWDHKFSLGAIGSTGTTAANAIAAEADLIIGIGTRYEDFTTASRTAFQNPDVKFVNINVAPIDAYKHGTTIPIVADARKALVKLNQALGGYRVGADLEEKVAAEKKRWNAIVDEAFDTRYTPLPAQNEIIGATNKAMDDQDVVICAAGSLPGDLHKMWRVRDPFGYHVEYAYSCMGYEIPGGLGVKRAALAEAAAGGPNRDVVVMVGDGSYLMMHTELVTAVAERIKLIVVLIQNHGYASIGSLSESLGSQRFGTQYRVLDKEQHSFDAGEHLPIDLATNAESLGAKVIRIEPGENVIESLGAAIKEAKAAPETGPIVIHIESDPLLDAPGSESWWDVPVSQVSDLESTQQAYKTYTQHKNRQRKLLG
- a CDS encoding CoA-acylating methylmalonate-semialdehyde dehydrogenase, which codes for MSTTTTLTTINHFINGAESTGEGDRTQPVYNPATGQVRAELRLANEADLNSAVAAAKKAAESWGDISLAKRTAVLFKFRELVAAHVDELAELITAEHGKVISDAKGEIGRGLEVIEFACGIPQLLKGDYSDQVSTGIDVFSFREPLGVVAGITPFNFPVMVPLWMAPMAIATGNAFILKPSERDPSAPMLLARLWKQAGLPDGVFQVLHGGKETVDGLLTHPDVDGISFVGSTPIAQYVHETATKHGKRVQALGGAKNHAIVMPDADLDNAADHLAAAAFGSAGERCMAISVAVAVGDAAELLVKKVQERALAVKVGNGTEPGAEMGPVITPASKERILRIVTEAETAGAAMVVDGRDLVVPGHEDGFWVGPTVIDHVGTEMTAYTEEIFGPVLVVVRVADLEEGIALINANPYGNGTAIFTSSGANARKFQRSVTVGMVGINVPLPVPVAYHSFGGWKNSLFGDKHIYGPEGVSFYTRGKVITSRWPEPTHASGASYNFPSN
- a CDS encoding sugar phosphate isomerase/epimerase, whose product is MTDVENKLIIGTAPDSWGVWFADDPQQTPWERFLDEVAESGYKWIELGPYGYLPNDPTRLAEELKQRDLQVTAGTVFTAFHRGARQYDEAWEPARKVAELTAAMGGEHIVVIPAMWRDDVTGEAVENGELTDEQWADLFAGHNRMGKVLLEDFGLHQQFHSHADSHVGAQQDIETLLAATDPQYLNLCLDTGHAEYCGASSLELIKNYPDRIGYLHLKQINPEILAEVNEKNMTWAAANLAGVMTEPPNGLPDLRAVIEAVEGLNRPIFGIVEQDMYPVAFDVPMPIAKRTRNYLLSCGSRTRVQ
- a CDS encoding Gfo/Idh/MocA family oxidoreductase; its protein translation is MTKILRVAVIGAGRMGADHIKRLNTRIHGAEVAAVVDVDLARAQAAVEGIDGAVALSSADEALNNGDVNAVLIATPGFLHEEILYKALEKDFPILCEKPLTPDAESAWKVVQAELALGHKRIQVGFMRRFDAEYSALGSIIRNSELGELLMLHHQHRNPTTPEGFTNEMLINDSVVHEFDAIRYFTGEEITSVQVRLGKPTRNAPNGQHDPQHVLLETESGVLADVEIYVNAKFGYQVATQASFEDGIVSIGGDSGPYIQTSGKWGGSVTPGFEERFGAAYDVEVQAWVDAALRGEIGGPTAWDGYATAACCEAGVEAQKSGEKVKVQLNTKPDLYK
- a CDS encoding sugar phosphate isomerase/epimerase; amino-acid sequence: MKIALDPTPFHHTHSLLEFPRVAADLGYKYLQMTPHADLIPFFNHPKADDELVGKLKAACKDTGVEIASVLPVLRWSGPDEDAREAAVRYWKRAIQIAVDLGVQTMNTEFSGRPEKAEESERAFYRSMEELLPIIEREDMDVLIDPHPDDFVEDGLAALRVIRGVNSPNIGMVYVASHTFHMGNKPLEIMRAAGDKLRLVHVSDTMNHHASHGLRYITNPPGNAVRVHQHLKIGDGDVNWDEFFGGLKEIGFLDKENTVMVSSVFAEDENAEDVSRYQLKTMNDYIAQAK
- the iolB gene encoding 5-deoxy-glucuronate isomerase; translation: MANWVYPLGTATDGKWDISLGASDSTLAIDGWAHTGLKVATLAAGAAVELPAAAEERIVVPLSGSFTVTVDDGEYSLAGRQSVFHGPSDVLYTGINRAVTISSHDGGRVAVATAPAKADYPTRLITAAETPVELRGAGNCSRQVHNFGTPAALEADRFIVCEVITPAGNWSSYPPHKHDEEKEGETSLEEIYYFETRVAPDSPAPADSDAIGYARVYASDDRPIDVSAEVRTGDVVLVPYGWHGPAMAAPGYDLYYLNVMAGPGRVRDWLISDDPHHGWIRKTWEGQDVDARLPFTA